The region CACCTTCACGCGACCGTTGGGCGTATCCTTGTAGGTGAAGGGCGGGACACAGGGATTCGGTTTGGGAGCGGTGTGCCGTACCGTGGGTGGGGGTGCGGGCGGCGGCGACGCAGACGCAGACGCAGACGCAGACGCCGAGGGCGGCGCGGCGGGCGGCGCCGCAGACGGTGCCGCCGACGTGGACGCGACGAACGGCGCGACGAGCTCGACGCTGTGGGCCGGCTCCACTGCCGGCGTTGGAGTGGGGTCCGGCGAGTTTCCGCGGGCCACCAACAAAACCAAAATCACGGCACAGAACAGCACGGCGCCGAGCAAGGCTCCGCCCAGCGCGAGCCACACCCGGCGGGGTTCCTTCTCTTCTCTGCGCGGTGGGCCCAGGGCGGACATGTCGCCGGTGACGAGGGACACGACCTCCGGCGCGGAATGCTCCGTGGCAGCTGCGGTGGCGGCGTCCGGCGAGGACGCCAGCGGCGGTCGCTCGATGACGACGCTGTCGTCTCCGGCCTCGATGCGCTGCACGCGGCGAGCGCGCTCGGCGAGCAAGGGACCCGCCACCTGCTCCACCCATTCCGCGACCTCGCGCTGGGAGGCGGGCGGCACTGCGCGCTCGACGGCAATGGCGAAATCCCGCGCGCTCGCGAAGCGATCGTCGGCCTCGATGGACAGCGCCTTCATCACCGCCAGATCGAGCGCCGGAGGCAACCCGGGACGGATGGCACCCGGGGGCTCGCGGGCGCCCTCGTTGACCATCTTGAACACGTGGGCGTCACTCTTGCCGCGGAACAGCCGGCGCCCGGTGAACAGCTCCCAGGCGACCACGCCGGCGCCGTACACGTCGGTGCGGCGATCCACCGTCTCGCCCACCAGCTGCTCCGGCGCCATGTACTCGGGCTTGCCCTTGATCTGACCCGCGCGCGTCATCTGCAGGCGCTCCGCAGCGTAGGCGATGCCGAAGTCGAGCACTC is a window of Polyangiaceae bacterium DNA encoding:
- a CDS encoding serine/threonine protein kinase yields the protein MSSSATLPSAGRDPERIGRYLLFETLASGGMARVHLGRLVGPVGFSRIVAIKRLHPHLAVEADFVSMFLDEARLAARVRHPNVVPILDVVSLPTELFIVLEYVAGESLSGLLRMETSAGHAIPPGIASAVLVGMLTGLHAAHEAKAENGAPLHIVHRDVSPHNVMVGSDGLPRVLDFGIAYAAERLQMTRAGQIKGKPEYMAPEQLVGETVDRRTDVYGAGVVAWELFTGRRLFRGKSDAHVFKMVNEGAREPPGAIRPGLPPALDLAVMKALSIEADDRFASARDFAIAVERAVPPASQREVAEWVEQVAGPLLAERARRVQRIEAGDDSVVIERPPLASSPDAATAAATEHSAPEVVSLVTGDMSALGPPRREEKEPRRVWLALGGALLGAVLFCAVILVLLVARGNSPDPTPTPAVEPAHSVELVAPFVASTSAAPSAAPPAAPPSASASASASASPPPAPPPTVRHTAPKPNPCVPPFTYKDTPNGRVKVPKPQCF